One genomic segment of Plasmodium vivax chromosome 9, whole genome shotgun sequence includes these proteins:
- a CDS encoding hypothetical protein, conserved (encoded by transcript PVX_092340A), which yields MAEETSHKNSNPSMAQPDNTHDQEGNCKMVKGEESNVGKEARLSFESKPGCGAKNKQHTALEKNKKKTNLKRINEDANEVKNDLGKVCKGEMKGMVGAELSERDPPRGKGDGEGQCERKGEKKGEMKGEMKGEMKGEMKGEMKGEMKGEMKGERHDERPSEKKSKRQRERLTDQLAATQGPPNGTNSEHHQANLSNETPPNCSSASNVDQTTSRTYIRREPSKMAISSNEQTAREEQNDAKDQVSCHDDERKENNIPSNKKLLKCTDREHNDVVESNQNGHHIERYTSCSASNIDRKKTGNVDSGENNPAYVKRSYFEPNFFNQRIVKNSNVPSFGKYSPYEKNCADQIDGRNVYPSSGGTNSAVSGANSSANNGSGCGSYAYVSIAPPPNGLSSQHQHQHQQQQQHPTHPTHPTHPTQQAEYQEQPGANSKKAQTHISFISPSGRSKNDLRMNAASVQHHHVVPPYVHPLGNKEQGMRIGALPKDRYYPKGKEKIHDQYYRIKLCPFLKKGLCQKGDNCSYAHSADTLRSCMNLMKTKICQLWLKNECRNPNCVYAHGEGELRATPDYFKTKLCKYFDKEGTCPSGDKCRHAHGQAELRQRNYRKTELEKFSPKGKASQKFSFHDLKNKGECPEYILNMLSGRSRKENVDRSDWSNWNESGGHNGFGSGFGSGFSSGFSNAFGNALSSGFGNAFANTFSSGSRYHRDTRAAAPTEENSNAQTTSADKRAALPDQMCKPEKRESTNELAQVYHTSAAQSCTNQEKETHAVLTVCERKEQSDGAKNSHGSGANYPDEREDPREEQNFKAEAREEADKENAPREDTPNVHHAVSGTGSSISVELEGNGEKIQRDDVVEGGIGSDTGNGARNCSRNCSGEESKPEQRAESQNSSPGDEPLSEKNQNLAHRRESLEMQNEEIELNPNEEQHPVGKASHSGDTNDGDYKMLREATSGGEKNEGTSAEVLDHSSEDMSSGRSSSEGGGETSGKSNPNKSHEGCNQDCQGESRGQAEEENNGQLGEESQGTAPREVEVKKEDDKKFESFEVGNAPVEEDPQRRRSETRGSFEGDKKESGSVDRVDEGGGDNGDESANGRGGNEKQRDRDQEQERQALNEHRCTRPTNEIDSYSKVTDGENNIQRRYANNCPRGGDRYTSFGIFKESGNDIQRNPIFMLKNQYRREGDIRESDRRDGQRTEGDRTRNDEKKNPLLSKLAGHPTASTSSNYGPKNFNYKYKKFNMASRYAKNLEGLDHSGGASNYGVGGGAAICSSGGNVTLYGNCDIGDLKNGVELINNEDTHNSSVASGSGSGNAPEARAKNGDAQGEHNEPKEQTTNGRVKTRGENQNCSDIPHRSFPCKSSHRPFNNTYSTPDQNPSNRNFESAARCSHTNYNHTNNSLHMQNVLPRPKETYSNVCNRGAHRTKAKYEKSNGNTSNDLLYAPPVYPLNTLVNNFSYYNYNVSNVFANRNNCYSYLKVEMNSLNMASQTPVLPAELSASALGGGKTEEACRAANGGANHAANGQPCRAADGEANQAVNTTDAPTARNNRAHHSPSTEGANGQSVFSAVVPITLRSTNRPHNRSAKLHPCVNQPRKKILNNQSGGSNTANVYSSGNQSANVHISGNQSAIMHSSGNQSANAQGNNNRQERSSTSSNAPLGSSHQGISITQPNTNDTCVQNGNSGSSSASNMAHNDRSDPPAGSLSGNNNSRNGVSDDNELSGDNSGSGETGGSGPEGGSSQRGGNDPMSGSNQMDRSSQNGGSNQMDRGSQNGGGGSHGENPNLQETQISQNGGREKRKRNPHLPYSSHRNYERRANNAPFKNYRNYNNHVYTNQLCTNQVCTNQVYSNHVYANHPAYGSNQAYYSNQVYTYQHPYSNYIYGGGNAYSSNGLAHSSNGLAHSSNGLTHNSNSHTHSSNSHAHSSNGHTHSSSSHPYNSSSSAYVIYPYSSYPYSISYHHSSNYPYDCLYTYDGEYAYGGAYPYDGAYSYEGAYPHDAVQPYNSVNPYNGTPHCDSVQPYGSAPHYGSNHYYGDVEHFSGGQLYSGSQMYSGGQSYGGCQLYGGGHLYSDGQVYIDAQQYGDVQPYGGDNHYSGNQSGVHSQSHINGQSCINGQSYINGQSYPHSQHPYNASINYGPPCNSNDTEEGQNGNRSPPRDSLLGSEEYQHRPNEDGNNANDTC from the coding sequence ATGGCTGAGGAGACCTCCCACAAAAATAGCAACCCCAGTATGGCGCAGCCAGACAATACACATGACCAAGAAGGAAActgcaaaatggtgaagggAGAAGAATCAAATGTAGGTAAAGAAGCGCGCTTGTCCTTTGAGAGCAAACCGGGGTGTGGTGCCAAAAACAAGCAACACACTGCGCTtgagaagaataaaaaaaaaacgaacttaaaaagaattaatgAAGACGCAAATGAAGTTAAGAACGATTTGGGGAAAGTCTGCAAGGGAGAAATGAAAGGAATGGTTGGCGCGGAGCTGTCGGAAAGGGATCCACCCAGAGGGAAGGGGGATGGAGAGGGGCAATGCGAGAGGAAAGGAGAGAAGAAAGGAGAGATGAAGGGAGAGATGAAGGGAGAGATGAAGGGAGAGATGAAGGGAGAGATGAAGGGAGAGATGAAAGGAGAGATGAAGGGAGAGAGACATGATGAGCGGCCAAGCgagaagaaaagcaaaagacAAAGAGAGAGGCTAACCGATCAGCTTGCCGCTACGCAGggccccccaaatggaaccAACTCCGAACATCACCAAGCGAACCTCTCGAATGAAACACCCCCCAATTGCAGCAGCGCTAGTAATGTAGACCAAACGACCAGCAGAACTTACATCAGGAGAGAACCGTCGAAAATGGCCATTTCTTCAAATGAGCAAACCGCACGAGAAGAACAAAACGACGCGAAAGATCAGGTGAGTTGCCACGATGAtgagaggaaagaaaataacatcccttcaaataaaaaacttttaaaatgtacagATAGAGAACATAATGACGTTGTAGAAAGTAACCAAAATGGGCATCACATCGAAAGATACACGAGCTGTTCCGCGAGCAACATCGATAGGAAGAAAACAGGAAATGTAGACAGTGGGGAAAATAACCCTGCGTATGTTAAAAGGTCCTATTTCGAGCCAAATTTCTTCAACCAGAGGATTGTCAAGAATAGCAATGTCCCCAGTTTTGGCAAGTACTCTCCGTATGAAAAGAACTGTGCGGATCAGATCGACGGGAGGAACGTGTACCCCTCGAGTGGAGGAACGAACAGTGCCGTCAGTGGTGCCAACAGCAGTGCGAACAACGGCAGCGGTTGTGGCAGCTACGCCTATGTGAGCAtagctccccccccaaatgggttaAGCAGCCAGCATCAGCATCAGCATcagcagcaacagcagcatCCAACGCATCCAACGCATCCAACGCATCCAACGCAGCAGGCCGAATACCAGGAGCAGCCGGGCGCCAACTCGAAGAAAGCACAGACGCACATTTCGTTTATTTCGCCAAGTGGGCGATCCAAAAACGACCTGCGCATGAACGCCGCAAGTGTGCAACACCATCATGTAGTGCCCCCTTATGTGCACCCCCTGGGAAACAAAGAACAAGGCATGAGAATTGGAGCCCTTCCAAAGGACCGCTACTACcccaaagggaaagaaaaaatacacgaCCAGTATTACAGAATAAAGctgtgcccatttttaaaaaaagggctgTGCCAGAAAGGAGACAACTGCTCATATGCACACTCAGCTGATACTTTGCGAAGTTGCATGAATTTGATGAAGACGAAAATTTGCCAGCTGTGGTTAAAAAATGAGTGCAGGAACCCAAATTGTGTTTACGCTCATGGAGAGGGAGAATTGAGGGCAACACCGGATTACTTTAAAACGAAgctttgcaaatattttgacAAGGAAGGTACATGTCCCTCTGGAGACAAATGTAGACATGCACATGGGCAGGCAGAACTGAGACAAAGAAACTACAGAAAAACCGAACTTGAAAAATTCTCTCCAAAAGGTAAGGCCAGCCAGAAATTCTCTTTCCATGATTTGAAGAATAAGGGAGAATGTCCCGAGTACATTTTGAACATGCTCAGTgggagaagcagaaaggAGAATGTAGACAGGAGTGACTGGAGCAATTGGAATGAGAGCGGCGGCCACAACGGATTCGGCAGCGGATTCGGTAGCGGATTTAGTAGCGGATTTAGCAACGCGTTCGGCAACGCGCTCAGCAGCGGATTTGGCAACGCATTCGCCAACACATTCAGCAGCGGAAGTAGGTACCATAGGGACACCCGTGCGGCCGCCCCCACTGAAGAGAACTCAAACGCGCAAACGACCTCTGCAGATAAGAGAGCTGCCCTTCCAGACCAAATGTGCAAAccagaaaaaagagaaagtaCGAATGAACTTGCCCAGGTCTACCATACCAGTGCTGCTCAGAGTTGCACAAACCAGGAGAAGGAAACTCATGCTGTGCTCACCGTTTGCGAGAGGAAGGAGCAGTCAGATGGGGCAAAGAACAGCCATGGTAGCGGTGCGAATTATCCCGATGAGAGGGAAGATCCaagggaggaacaaaatttcAAGGCAGAAGCGAGAGAAGAGGCGGACAAGGAGAACGCACCCCGTGAGGACACACCAAATGTACATCACGCAGTTTCGGGCACGGGCAGTAGTATCAGTGTGGAGCTCGAAGGAAATGGGGAAAAGATACAGAGGGACGACGTGGTGGAAGGTGGCATTGGAAGCGACACGGGAAACGGCGCAAGAAACTGCTCAAGAAACTGCTCAGGCGAGGAGAGCAAACCAGAACAAAGAGCGGAAAGCCAAAATAGCTCGCCGGGTGATGAGCCCCTTTCCGAGAAGAATCAAAATTTGGCTCACAGGAGAGAATCCTTAGAGATGCAGAATGAAGAAATCGAGTTGAACCCAAATGAGGAACAACACCCTGTTGGAAAGGCATCCCATAGTGGTGATACGAATGATGGTGATTACAAAATGTTGAGGGAAGCTAcaagtggaggggaaaagaatGAGGGAACTTCCGCTGAGGTTCTGGATCACAGCAGCGAGGACATGTCCAGTGGGAGAAGTAGCAGCGAGGGGGGAGGCGAGACGAGTGGGAAGAGCAATCCAAATAAGTCCCATGAGGGGTGTAACCAGGACTGCCAGGGAGAGAGTCGCGGGCaagcagaggaagaaaataatggCCAACTGGGGGAAGAAAGCCAAGGGACTGCCCCCCGAGAAgtggaagtaaaaaaggaagacgaCAAAAAGTTTGAAAGCTTTGAGGTGGGGAATGCCCCGGTAGAAGAAGATCCGCAAAGAAGGCGAAGTGAGACACGAGGCAGCTTTGAAGGggataaaaaggagagcggCAGTGTGGACCGTGTCGATGAGGGTGGCGGTGATAATGGCGACGAAAGTGCGAATGGCAGAGGAGGCAACGAAAAGCAGAGAGACCGCGACCAGGAACAAGAACGCCAAGCGCTAAACGAACACAGGTGCACCAGACCCACAAATGAAATAGACAGCTATTCGAAGGTGACCGACGGAGAAAACAACATCCAACGACGCTACGCAAATAATTGCCCAAGGGGAGGGGACAGATACACCTCATTTGGAATTTTCAAGGAGAGCGGAAATGACATCCAGAGGAaccccatttttatgctGAAGAATCAGTACAGAAGGGAGGGCGACATAAGGGAGAGCGACAGAAGGGATGGCCAAAGAACGGAGGGCGACAGAACGAGGAATGACGAAAAGAAGAATCCGCTCCTGAGCAAATTGGCTGGCCACCCCACGGCGAGCACATCTAGCAACTACGGCCCAAagaattttaattacaaatataAGAAGTTTAATATGGCAAGTAGGTACGCAAAGAATTTGGAGGGTTTGGACCACTCCGGAGGCGCCTCGAACTATGGGGTCGGCGGGGGCGCGGCCATTTGCAGTAGCGGGGGGAACGTAACACTTTATGGAAACTGCGACATAGGCGATTTGAAAAACGGCGTGGAGCTAATCAACAACGAGGACACACATAACAGCAGCGTGGCCAGCGGAAGTGGCAGCGGCAACGCCCCGGAGGCAAGAGCGAAAAATGGAGACGCACAGGGAGAACACAACGAGCCGAAAGAACAGACCACGAACGGTAGAGTAAAGACAAGAGGAGAAAACCAAAACTGCAGTGACATCCCGCATAGAAGTTTCCCCTGCAAAAGTTCGCACCGCCCATTTAACAACACCTACAGTACACCTGACCAGAATCCATCAAATCGAAATTTTGAAAGCGCAGCCAGATGTTCCCACACAAACTACAACCACACGAATAATTCTCTCCACATGCAGAACGTCCTACCTAGACCTAAAGAAACTTACAGCAACGTTTGCAACAGGGGTGCCCATAGAACAAAGGCAAAATATGAGAAGAGCAACGGAAATACCAGCAACGATCTGTTGTATGCCCCACCCGTATACCCCTTGAATACGCTGGTGAATAACTTCAGCTATTACAACTACAACGTAAGCAATGTTTTCGCGAACAGAAACAACTGCTATAGTTATTTGAAGGTGGAGATGAACAGCTTGAACATGGCTAGCCAGACGCCCGTCCTGCCCGCGGAGTTGTCCGCTTCGGCGCTGGGTGGAGGGAAAACCGAGGAGGCATGCAGAgcagcaaatgggggggcAAACCATGCGGCGAACGGACAACCATGCAGAGCAGCAGACGGGGAAGCAAACCAAGCGGTAAACACAACTGACGCGCCCACCGCCCGCAACAACCGAGCGCACCACTCCCCGAGCACAGAGGGTGCGAACGGCCAATCCGTATTCAGTGCCGTGGTACCAATAACCCTGCGATCGACCAATCGCCCGCATAACAGATCGGCCAAATTGCATCCATGCGTGAACCAgcccagaaaaaaaattttgaataacCAAAGTGGGGGAAGCAACACGGCTAACGTGTACAGCAGTGGAAACCAATCTGCTAACGTGCACATCAGTGGAAACCAATCTGCTATCATGCACAGCAGTGGAAACCAATCTGCTAACGCGCAAGGGAACAACAACAGGCAGGAGAGAAGCTCCACCTCGTCTAATGCCCCACTGGGTAGTAGCCACCAGGGAATCTCCATCACACAGCCAAATACGAATGACACCTGCGTGCAGAATGGAAACAGTGGATCTTCTTCCGCATCGAATATGGCACACAATGACAGATCGGATCCTCCTGCTGGTTCGTTAAGCGGAAACAACAATAGCAGGAACGGCGTGAGCGACGACAACGAACTGAGTGGCGATAACAGTGGGAGCGGGGAAACGGGCGGAAGTGGTCCAGAGGGTGGGAGCAGTCAAAGGGGCGGAAACGACCCGATGAGCGGTAGCAACCAAATGGATCGTAGcagccaaaatggaggaagcaACCAAATGGATCGTGGCAGCCAAAATGGTGGCGGCGGCTCCCACGGGGAAAACCCAAACCTGCAAGAAACGCAAATTTCCCAAAACGGCGGCagggagaaaaggaagagaaaccCCCACCTGCCCTACAGCTCGCACAGAAATTATGAAAGGAGAGCGAACAATGCTCCCTTCAAGAACTACAGGAATTACAACAACCATGTCTACACGAATCAGTTGTGCACCAACCAGGTGTGTACCAACCAGGTTTACAGTAACCACGTTTATGCGAACCATCCGGCTTATGGCTCCAATCAGGCGTACTATAGCAACCAGGTGTACACGTACCAGCACCCGTATAGCAACTACATATATGGTGGCGGGAACGCCTACAGCAGTAACGGCCTCGCGCACAGCAGTAACGGCCTCGCGCACAGCAGTAACGGCCTCACACACAACAGCAATAGCCACACGCACAGCAGCAATAGCCACGCACACAGCAGTAACGGCCACACACACAGCAGCAGTAGCCACCCCtacaacagcagcagcagcgcgTACGTTATCTACCCCTATAGTAGCTACCCCTACAGCATCAGCTACCATCACAGCAGCAACTACCCGTACGACTGCCTATACACCTATGATGGTGAATACGCCTATGGTGGTGCATACCCCTATGATGGCGCATACTCCTATGAGGGTGCATACCCCCATGACGCTGTGCAACCGTATAACAGTGTGAACCCCTATAACGGCACCCCCCATTGTGATAGCGTCCAACCGTATGGCTCGGCCCCCCATTATGGCAGCAACCATTACTATGGCGATGTAGAGCACTTTAGCGGTGGTCAACTGTATAGCGGCAGCCAGATGTATAGCGGTGGTCAATCGTATGGAGGCTGCCAACTGTACGGAGGCGGCCATCTGTATAGCGACGGCCAGGTGTATATCGACGCACAGCAGTATGGCGACGTCCAACCGTATGGCGGAGACAACCACTACAGCGGTAACCAAAGCGGTGTGCACAGCCAGAGCCACATCAATGGGCAGAGTTGCATCAATGGGCAGAGCTACATCAATGGGCAGAGCTACCCCCACAGTCAGCACCCCTACAACGCCAGCATCAATTATGGCCCGCCTTGCAACAGCAACGATACGGAGGAGGGGCAGAATGGTAACCGCTCACCCCCCAGGGATAGCCTCTTGGGCAGCGAGGAGTACCAACATAGGCCTAACGAAGATGGGAACAATGCAAATGACACGTGCTAG
- a CDS encoding hypothetical protein, conserved (encoded by transcript PVX_092335A) → MYERFWEKISFASVNLLSKLNFGDRDRGRGRGSKKERAKLRGIKKGKKNATTLPLLLRIEDHPKRKKKKTFRESFKKEQPFWYLLRKNKYSQVKPLFNDIVKTYTERQLLSDLSLNFLCWLASREKCANSLSARDVHTLLLILSREFLARRDGEAAAMSGGAHGDVKVGVHNDVKDVADDGGDPPLENDRDAKILKTSCYLLRQLYLNGEGSDVVDDSFAILFLTKLNYVVEKKNNLGQKDLRHNYSFYFYVLLLYYYLYVYNNTKSVVLFPGGRIFKFSFGGTNEMALVHRRYDSVKDSCMHNMKRYGSYSETHNCVDKEEGKKTKDYFNKRKYSHFLKNNYSINFDCLKEHIHLFFKFNDMSNVHFVTHMERLKVLQLTSHECIRRGKSHWMSEPVSNYLMLCLRLLSKLNSKREGGNYPQAKCSNGVPSSSSENARGGKKNNANFFTAEKEKNKRRKVPTNLLLTNISNERKRQKNKIVLTELLYQAIDYVTLNGETPPCSSKGNNSIIENGLSEIVNCLEKKFKLKYVGSAKDVEHLSQSESKKKSKNEKNADGEENILFNIINIDSKLKNKNKGNLNVETLLKKINDLLSIGRDPSAYVHSGLHIIIRNMCLNRLNSLNIDLLFLVNLYSNNNFKNKFFHYDWKLATTPWGSENGGGGAAQETHIEAPNEAETGGQDAAKEGEKSDILPSVGLPSVSLPSVSLPTVSLPSLHLPTLNLPTLNLSSLNLSALYTPLTNKAEDDSFNPEAKKKSQGVAKRKNKRIHNELSLCLKIIANSFASKDLCFNSFSLLYFMYKNILDNVMRISFNFTYFISAEFFFFNDNMNFLSLVNLKRELMPSSVYFDSIRAFTNIKTHYKYFLGLAREGVQKEEVKRWRQHPILLSSLRGDLQSGGDVRSGGDLRSGRDLQSGRDLQSGGEETPQPWRTPFDLFLDRVDNLLKDATVGQKLNSKELLCECPTHQTYFLAKKKKKKKILLDEHMYLISSYNHHFYNLHDRFLPIYTYSKMCHIDRKKGNPPGEAILRKREKMRNYTIEANVKVRQPQRRKKKKVDIVMVHGLRGNALRTWRFSNLYHNSPNYRFYYRNDNLKRYEKGVTNTKTGSSDSANESDDSTDGGKHYVWSFLDINGKKEEELCNQSLSGSSSLEKNEVKEKEDELFTAINNNTDKFKGNRNVFLFDESSREIRNCIKIRNSFRFVANEDLINMMLLNYKHNQNVFSVYADTRIINKNIFKSIFLNNNKLKNDLDLYSDLLSYLLWPVYLLFPRSRRSNIFIFNYHSPLYPDGSYYVKRGRRNGRGDSARRDKLERGEGEGGEEGREGDEEGRGAEKKEENHPERTRVGLLNGSINGEDKKEPDSQGHMFSYLSSINSLFTKKEESHEQCFNKQKYFYTDRMNLEELSIFLLKKLKGINIGRHNDIIFIAHSMGGLLTQYVLLKNDDILRRTKFVFFYASPHFGSPLSSTAFLFKTFLSPYVYQLNDYDSTLSNLQYSFRERIKDSTVKVYSFSESEKTPLPIIGVHTMIVPSVSSYLNYSKMFTIIKDCNHLEISKLNSEDDVKYHYLNRAIREVLRAK, encoded by the exons ATGTATGAGAGATTTTGGGAGAAAATAAGCTTCGCTTCAGTTAATTTACTATCGAAGCTAAACTTTGGAGACAGAGACAGAGGCAGGGGCaggggcagcaaaaaggaacgaGCAAAGCTAAggggcataaaaaagggcaagAAAAATGCCACGACACTCCCGTTGCTATTAAGAATAGAAGATCAcccaaagaggaaaaaaaaaaaaacatttcggGAAAGcttcaaaaaggaacagccATTTTGGTATTTGCTCCGGAAAAATAAGTACTCCCAAGTGAAGCCTCTTTTCAATGACATTGTTAAGACGTATACTGAGAGGCAACTTCTGAGCGACTTATCTTTGAATTTTTTGTGCTGGCTAGCTAGTAGGGAAAAGTGCGCCAACAGTTTGAGTGCCCGCGATGTCCACACGCTGCTGCTCATTCTGAGTCGGGAGTTTTTGGCCAGGCGCGATGGGGAGGCGGCGGCGATGAGTGGTGGTGCGCATGGCGATGTGAAAGTTGGTGTGCATAACGATGTGAAGGACGTCGCTGACGAcgggggggacccccccctggagaacGACCGAGACGCGAAAATCCTAAAAACGAGCTGCTACTTACTGCGACAGCTATATTTGAACGGGGAGGGGAGCGACGTGGTGGACGACTCCTTTGCGATTCTCTTTTTAACAAAACTGAATTACGtagtggagaaaaaaaacaacctcGGGCAGAAAGACCTCAGGCATAATTACAGCTTCTACTTCtacgtcctcctcctctacTATTACCTCTATGTGTATAACAACACGAAGAGTGTTGTGTTGTTCCCCGGAGgaagaatttttaaattctctTTCGGGGGAACCAATGAGATGGCACTGGTTCATAGGAGGTATGATTCGGTGAAGGACAGCTGCATGCACAATATGAAGAGGTATGGATCTTATAGTGAGACCCACAACTGTGTTGACAAAGAGGAGGgtaaaaaaacgaaggaTTATTTCAACAAAAGGAAGTattctcattttttgaagaataaCTATTCCATCAATTTTGATTGTCTAAAGGAGCATATCCAtttgttcttcaaatttaatgATATGTCTAATGTACATTTTGTCACCCACATGGAAAGACTGAAAGTTTTGCAATTGACTTCTCATGAGTGTATTAGGAGAGGGAAGTCCCACTGGATGAGCGAACCTGTCAGCAATTATTTGATGCTATGTCTGCGGCTTCTTTCTAAACTGAATAGTAAACGGGAGGGAGGTAATTACCCCCAAGCGAAGTGCAGTAATGGTGTACCAAGCAGCAGTAGCGAAAATGCGaggggcggaaaaaaaaacaacgcgaattttttcacagcagaaaaggaaaaaaataaacgaagaAAAGTCCCGACCAATTTgttattaacaaatattagCAACGAAAGGaagagacaaaaaaataagatagTGTTAACCGAACTGTTGTACCAAGCTATTGACTATGTGACGTTAAATGGGGAGACGCCTCCGTGCAGCAGCAAAGGGAACAACAGCATCATCGAAAATGGGCTGAGCGAAATAGTTAATTGCcttgagaaaaaatttaaactcAAGTACGTAGGAAGCGCAAAGGACGTGGAGCACCTCTCACAGagtgaaagcaaaaaaaaatccaaaaatgaaaaaaatgcggaCGGTGAGGAGAACATCCTCTTTAACATCATCAACATAGacagcaaattaaaaaataaaaataaaggcaacTTAAATGTAGAAACTTTGCTGAAGAAGATAAATGACCTGCTCAGCATCGGGAGGGACCCCTCCGCATACGTCCACTCGGGGCTCCACATTATCATCAGGAATATGTGCCTCAACAGACTCAACTCGCTAAACATAGATTTGCTCTTCCTCGTAAATTTGTACTCgaacaataattttaaaaataagttttttcATTACGATTGGAAGTTGGCCACCACGCCGTGGGGTAGCGAAAATGGCGGCGGGGGTGCCGCCCAAGAGACGCACATAGAGGCACCGAATGAAGCGGAAACGGGTGGGCAGGACGCGGCGAAAGAGGGTGAGAAGTCAGATATCCTTCCATCGGTGGGCCTTCCATCGGTGAGCCTTCCATCAGTGAGTCTTCCAACAGTCAGCCTTCCATCTCTCCACCTCCCAACTTTGAACCTCCCAACCCTGAACCTCTCCTCCCTGAACCTCTCCGCCCTGTACACCCCGCTGACCAACAAAGCGGAGGACGACTCCTTCAACccagaagcgaaaaaaaaatcgcagggcgtggcaaaaaggaagaataaaCGTATCCACAACGAGCTCTCACTATGCTTAAAAATCATTGCAAACAGTTTCGCCTCCAAAGACCTTTGCTTCAATTCCTTTTCACTGCTATATttcatgtataaaaatatcctAGACAATGTGATGAGGatatcttttaattttacctaCTTTATCAGTgccgagtttttttttttcaacgaCAATATGAATTTCCTCTCGCTtgtaaatttgaaaagggaGCTGATGCCAAGTTCGGTGTACTTTGACAGCATAAGAGCCTTTACCAACATCAAAACGCACTATAAGTACTTCCTTGGGTTGGCCAGAGAGGGGGTGCAGAAGGAAGAGGTCAAGAGGTGGAGGCAGCATCCGATTCTTCTGTCCAGTTTGAGGGGTGATCTGCAAAGCGGTGGTGACGTAAGAAGCGGTGGTGACTTGCGAAGCGGTAGGGATCTACAAAGCGGTAGAGATCTAcaaagcggtggagaggAAACCCCCCAACCGTGGCGCACCCCCTTCGATTTATTTTTGGACCGCGTGGACAATCTGCTGAAGGATGCCACGGTTGGTCAGAAGCTAAATTCGAAGGAGCTCCTATGTGAGTGCCCGACTCACCAAACTTACTTTttggcgaagaaaaaaaaaaaaaaaaaaatcctgcTAGATGAGCATATGTACCTTATTAGCAGTTAcaatcatcatttttataacctACACGATCGATTCTTGCCAATCTATACGTATTCCAAAATGTGCCACATAGacaggaaaaagggaaacccccccggggaggcAATACTaaggaagagggaaaaaatgaggaattaCACAATCGAAGCGAATGTAAAGGTAAGGCAACcacagaggaggaaaaagaaaaaggtggACATAGTGATGGTGCACGGACTGAGGGGAAACGCCCTCCGAACATGGAGGTTCTCCAACCTGTATCACAACAGCCCCAATTATCGCTTCTACTACCGAAATGATAATTTGAAAAGGTACGAGAAGGGAGTTACCAACACGAAGACGGGCAGTAGTGACAGCGCGAACGAGAGCGATGATAGCACGGATGGGGGCAAACATTACGTGTGGTCCTTCCTCGATATaaacggaaaaaaggaagaggaactTTGTAACCAATCACTCAGTGGAAGCTCCTCTTTagagaaaaatgaagtgaaagaaaaagaggatgAACTTTTTACCGCCATAAATAACAACACGGACAAATTTAAAGGCAATCGAAAcgtcttcctttttgacGAATCAAGTAGAGAAATAAGGAATTGCATAAAGATACGAAATAGCTTTCGCTTTGTGGCAAATGAAGATTTAATCAATATGATGTTGTTAAATTATAAGCATAATCAAAACGTCTTTTCCGTTTATGCAGATACTCgaattattaacaaaaatatttttaagtccatttttttgaataataacaaattaaaaaatgatttggATCTTTACAGCGATTTGCTGTCCTACCTGCTGTGGCCCGTTTATTTGTTGTTCCCCCGGAGCAGGCGCTcgaatattttcatttttaactatCACTCCCCGTTGTACCCCGATGGGAGTTACTACGTCAAGCGGGGTCGCCGGAACGGCAGGGGGGACTCGGCGAGGCGAGACAAGCTGGAGAGGGGGGAGGGCGAAGGCGGCGAGGAGGGAAGGGAAGGCGACGAGGAGGGAAGGggcgcagaaaaaaaggaggaaaaccaCCCCGAAAGGACCCGAGTGGGGCTCCTCAACGGCTCCATTAACGGAGAGGATAAGAAGGAGCCGGACAGTCAGGGGCACATGTTTTCCTACCTCAGCTCGATTAATTCCCTATTtacgaaaaaggaggaaagcCACGAACAGTGTTTTAAcaagcaaaaatatttctacaCAGACAGAATGAATCTGGAGGAGTtgtccatttttcttttaaaaaaattaaaaggcaTAAACATAGGAAGGCATAATgacattatatttattgctCATTCCATGGGGGGGTTATTAACACAGTACGTAttgctaaaaaatgatgacatTTTGCGGAGGAccaaatttgtatttttttacgcctctccccattttggctctCCCCTTTCCTCGACggcctttttatttaaaaccTTTTTATCGCCCTATGTGTATCAGCTCAATGACTACGATTCGACGCTCAGCAATTTGCAGTACTCCTTCAGGGAAAGGATAAAGGACTCAACCGTCAAGGTTTATTCCTTCTCCGAGTCGGAGAAAACGCCCTTGCCGATTATAG GCGTGCACACAATGATCGTCCCAAGCGTCAGCTCCTATTTGAACTACTCCAAAATGTTTACAATCATCAAGGACTGCAATCATCTCGAAATAAGCAAGTTAAACAGCGAGGATGACGTGAAGTACCATTATTTGAATAGGGCAATACGGGAAGTGCTGCGGGCGAAATAG